Part of the Amphiura filiformis chromosome 9, Afil_fr2py, whole genome shotgun sequence genome is shown below.
catggtctattcgctgttgaagtgacataataatcggattaactacacgcggtatctatatgcattgatgtacttgcgaacaaaaggactatgtatgaatagatgcgacgggattacctgcggaattatcttcattatatatattattagctattattctattaaccctcctcgtccttgcatcttctctaggtgttaggcggctattatttgcacaattggacgctcaaaacaccaggttggtgctagcggctacccaaagatgtccgaccaaatcctgaccatgacttggctcgttggattcgtatAGCCGAGGAGTGTGATATTCATTGGATAGCTCCATCGATTTAGAGATCACAGGATGCATTCAGAGTGTCATCAGTGCCTTTGGATCTCTCGATTCAAGAGTATGGTCCAAGTATGGGATAAAACCTTCTTTTCCATCAGCGTGGGTGGATATAAAAACAAACCAGTGTAAGCATGTTTGTCCTACCCTGTCTCCTCTATTCAACTAAGACCTCCACACTGTATCGGATGCATATCAAAAACTTCCATCCAACTTTGCAACCTTAGATAATCAGTGATAATGGGTAGTTTCTGTGGGTATATTATGGTAGAACCAAGTCTCTAATGGAGAGGTGCTTCAAATAGTGGTGGTGGGTGGCAAATTGCCACAGGAGTTagtgatgcgtctagtgcatatagttgtagttgtagaagTAGTTGTAGTTGCTGTTTCCCTATCCTTCATTCCTTCCCTTCTTATCCTTtaccttctccttttccttgcttcGCTTTgattcttgcttgcttgcttgaaacACTCCTATACTACGGATGAACCCAACTTGCCGCTGGCTAGCCGAAAGGTGAAAAGAGAAGCAGATTGAGTAAGTCTTCtcctgccagtacatagcctctcctaTCTCAAGACTTCTACATAACCTCCACGTCGGTCACTACCGGTAACTGGGATCTTGCGACCCCAGGCAGATATGCAGGGGATCTCGGAGCAACAAGCGGCCCTAGAGGTGCAGTATGCATGACCCACCGGCGTGTGGATACGCTCTGGTGCTCACCAACGCTTGTCCCAGCTATGGGTTAAATAGTTAAGGTAGTCCACTACCTTAGGCGGATTAGAGATATAAATCTCTACAACGGCAAAAGGGTGCTTTGAAGGTAATTCATCGAACAGCCAGTGAACAAAATCAGGGAGTCCTGAGACCTGAGCAACAACTTGGCGCTTTTGGTTGGAGACAGAAGCAGCAAGTGCTGAGGGCGGATGAAGAAGGAatctttctttcattctcaacGGCCATTGGACACCTGTTGATAGGAGTTGCGACCATCAACAGTATTTAGCAAATGAAAGACATTATGATGGCGAAAACTAAAagcaccagggttaaagcccctGCAAATCTTCCTGCTGGTGAAGCCCTTCACATCAATTGTGGAAGTCATGACGTTGGTACCTCAAATCCAACTGGAAGGGTGGCAACTGATGGCGGAATCAGCAGGGGAGCCCAATTTCTGAAATGTAAGAAACCAATTAATATTGCTACAATGAATACAAGGACATTGAAAAACCCGCACAAACAACTTGAACTATGTGCATTAGCCAAGAAATACAGAATTGAAGTACTTGCTATCCAGTACAGTGAACTCCAATTTGAAGATCTCCCAGAAGGTTTCCAACTGATAACAGCCTCTGCCTACAGAAACAAGATAGGAGCATCAATAGGTGGAGTGGGCATTCTTCTTAGTTCATCTGCtaagatagcaatgttatctgTCAGATTCATAACATCAAGAATTTTACAAGTTACACTGGGTGGAAATCCAAAGACTACCATAATTACTACCTACTCACCAACGAACGTCTCGGGTGAAGAAGATGTTGAAGAACACTACAAACAGCTGAATGCAGCTACAAAATCTGTACCTACTCATAACGTATTGATAATTGCAGGAGATTTTAATGCAAGAATTGGACTGGATGATGCAAAATTTGCATACCACCAAAACACAAACAGAAACGGAGACTTCCTACTTGAGTTTGCACAGGAGAACAACCTTATCATCACCAATACCACATTTCAGAAGAAGAAGTCAAAACTTTGGACATGTGTGTGCTGCCGAGTGGATTCAGAGCACAACTGGATTATGTTTTAATCAGGAAGAAGTGGAAAAATTGTGTAATTAATACACAAGCCTACAACTCTTTCACAAGCATTAGTGACTGCAAACATCCGACTCAGTCTAAGAGCCAACAACAAATCACCTTCAAAGAGAGTGAAATATGATTGGGCCAAACTAGCAACAGACCCTGAACTTCAGGACAGGTATACTCTGGAGATTAAAAACAGATATTCTGTTTTATCTGATGATAATTGTGCAGaccaaacacaaaaatataattACCTGATTCAGGCCAACAAGGAGGCTGCTGAAAAAGTAATGCCTAAACTACCAAAGAAGCAAAGAAAAGCACTTTGCTTTGACTCAAGAGTAGAACAAGCTAGACAACACCTAACAGAAGTCAACAAGAGACACGTCAAAGAGAATACCAAAGATACTCATTTAGAATTTGAGCAGAGCAAGGATGAACTAGACCAGGCATATGAAAGAGCAAATAGGGAGTTCATAGAGAACAAGTTGAAGGAATATGAAGAGGCCAATCTGAACCACAGACATAAACTAGCATGGGGTATCATCAATTGTGTTAGTGGTAGGAAAAAGGTAAGGAGTGGAAGACTAAAGGATGACAACAAAGAAGAAAGACTGAAGAAATGGCATGACCATTTCAAGAACCTACTAGGGAATCCACCACAAGTGACAATGGAAAATGAGGATATACCAACTATATTTCATGAACTACCCATCAGAACAGATGCTTTTGATATGGAGGAATACCAGAAAGCAAAGATGGCTATTAAGGAAGGCAAGAGTTATGGAGAAGATGGTATTCCACCAGAGGTGATCAAGAGATGCAATATTGACATAATCATACTTGATTTTTGCAATGCAATCAAGTACTACTAAACCGACAGAAACATAACCAGTGGTCCATCTTGAACCTCATCCCAGTACCTAAGAGCGGCGATCTCAGCCTAACAGCCAACTACAGGGGAATCAGCCTAAGCTCAATAGTTGCTAAAACATTCAACAGGATGCTCTTGAACAGGATCAGACCACACCTTGATGATAAGCTCAGACAGAATCAATGTGGCTTTAGAGAAAAGAGATCGACCACTGAGCAGATTCTTGCCTTGAGAAGGATTATTGAGGGCATTGAAGAAAAGAACCTCTCTGCAGTGGTAAcatttattgataaaaaaaaagctttCGATACCGTCCACAGAGGGAAAATGATCAAGATCTTGAAAGCTTATGGCATCCCAGATATCATTGTGAATGCAATTGAAGACACCTACCAGGGTACAGAGGCTAAAGTGATGACCCCAGATGGTGACACAgatgaatttgaaattttagcaGGTGTGTTACAAGGTGATACGCTGGCACCATATCTGTTCATCATCGTCCTAGACTATTGCCTCAGATCTGCAATAGACGACAGGGAGGAGAGATTAGGCTTCACTATAAAACCTAGAAAAAGCCGACGAGTTGGTCCACTGAACATAACTGATCTTGACTTCGCAGACGACATTGCGCTACTATCTGATACTGCCAACCAAGCACAGGAACTGCTCAAAAACGTAGAAAACGCTGCACTTCGTGTGGGATTACACATCATATGCgaagaaaacacaattcatggtGTACAACCATTCAACAGATGTTGAAATCCAAACCGAGGATGGCAGCTTCCTGGAAGAAGTaaaagacttcaagtacttggggtcGTGGGTCAGGAGTGCTGAGCAAGACATCAGAGTAAGAAAGGCAATGGCATGGAAAGCTTGTAACAAGCTCAATAATATTTGGAAATCGTCTCTACCCAGACACCTCAAAACACACCTATTCCAAGCTACTGTAGAAAGCGTCCTGCtgtatggttgtgaaacctggaccattaccaagaaaattggcaaagcaatggatggctgctatacaaGAATGTTAAGATCAGCACTAAATGTGAGCTGGAAAATGCATATGACCAATAAGGAATTGTATGGGGACATTCCACCTGTGACCTCAAAATCAGCACAAGACGGCTACGGTTTGCGGGACACTGTAAGAGAGCCAAAAGGGAGGATTACATCTGATCTGGTAAAATGGAAGCCCACCCAAGGAAAACGAACCAAAGGACGTCCCAAGAAGACCTTTGTGGACCTGCTTCAACAAGACACAGGATACACAGTGGCAGAAATTGAGACCAGCATGCAGGACAGGCGGTTATGGCGAGCCATCATTGATGCCCGACAGCAAGAGTCGACGGAGTAAGTAAGAGTACCGGTAAGTAAGCTTCAAATAGCCAAAATGGGGAGTGTGACATCCTAGTGAATAGCCAACTTTGCTGGGTCGGTCATGTCGTGAGGTCCGTGAGGATGCCTGGTGACATATTAACAAAAGCTATACTATGTATGGTGAGCTCACAGAAAGAAAGTGAAAGCTTCAGTATAAAGATCGTCATCTGAAGACAGTTCGATGTTACATGGGAGACGAAAGCTAGTGATCGGGTCACGTGGATGAAGAAAAGTAAGAAAAATCCACTATGCTAGGAAAAAGTACCTTGAAGGATGGAGAAAGAGGCATCCATCAACTTTGACAACTGAGCCTTCAGTCCTTCACCGGGTCACGATGGGcagtcgatgatgatgatgatgaatgcagATTGGACATAGTATAATGCCAAAATATATATGGAATTCCGGTCACAACTTCTAAACCGGATTTCCCAAATCCTCTAGCTATGCCAGAAATTTTGGTATCGAGATATTGTGAAGCGTTTTCTGAAGACAGCTGATTTTTTTGACGTTGAGAAAGACGAAAGCTAGTGATGGGTCGTGAAGATTTACGATGCTGGAAAAAAGGTGGAGCGGAAACTGAAGGAGAACTTCTCCTTCTCTCAACTTGAAGAATAGTATAATGCCAAAGTATGACGGAATTCCGAAAACTTCTAAaccctgatgcaaaaggggggcctgaaaaattttgactctcctaaggggggccctgaaaaaaatgaccacaaattttcctggaaaaattgagtttatatgcttttctatggggttgacccataattttcatgtcaaaaagggggccctgaaatttttgaggtctgtaaagggggggggccgaacaattttcgcgataaaatttttttgcatcaggccccccccttacaagtgtttgtgaac
Proteins encoded:
- the LOC140160029 gene encoding uncharacterized protein; this translates as MAKTKSTRVKAPANLPAGEALHINCGSHDVGTSNPTGRVATDGGISRGAQFLKCKKPINIATMNTRTLKNPHKQLELCALAKKYRIEVLAIQYSELQFEDLPEGFQLITASAYRNKIGASIGGVGILLSSSAKIAMLSVRFITSRILQVTLGGNPKTTIITTYSPTNVSGEEDVEEHYKQLNAATKSVPTHNVLIIAGDFNARIGLDDAKFAYHQNTNRNGDFLLEFAQENNLIITNTTFQKKKSKLWTSLVTANIRLSLRANNKSPSKRVKYDWAKLATDPELQDRYTLEIKNRYSVLSDDNCADQTQKYNYLIQANKEAAEKVMPKLPKKQRKALCFDSRVEQARQHLTEVNKRHVKENTKDTHLEFEQSKDELDQAYERANREFIENKLKEYEEANLNHRHKLAWGIINCVSGRKKVRSGRLKDDNKEERLKKWHDHFKNLLGNPPQVTMENEDIPTIFHELPIRTDAFDMEEYQKAKMAIKEGKSYGEDGIPPEVIKRCNIDIIILDFCNAIKYY